The Christiangramia flava JLT2011 region GCCCGGTAACAGGTTTAAAAATTGGTTTCTCCGAGGTTGCCACAAAAATGGTTTTGTATTATTTACACGAGCGGATTTGGTTCAATATTAAAGCCGGGGTTACCAAAAATGGTGATAGTAGAAAGAGGCATCTCGCTAAAACTGTAACCTGGCGGGTCATAGGAACAATGGATACAATGGTTCTGGCCTGGATCATTTCTGGGAATCCGCTTACAGGGTTGAAGATCGGTGGAATCGAACTGGTAACGAAAATGGCGCTTTATTATTTACATGAACGGGCCTGGTATAAGTTCGATTACGGATTGCAACAACGACGAAAGAAGGAGCTGAAGGAAAAAAAAGCTTTACAATATACTGATGAATTATAATATCGTTCCTCATACTTTTTCGGTGGATCGGGCCGGTCGTGAAAAACTGAACGGTCACAAGGCTTTAGTCGTTTGGTTTACGGGTTTGTCAGGTTCTGGTAAATCAACTATTGCTAATAGGGTTGAGCAAGCTTTATTTAAAGAAGGGATTCATACATTTTCTTTAGATGGTGATAATATTCGGAGTGGACTTAATAAAGGACTGACTTTTTCTCAGGAAGATAGAAGGGAAAATCTTCGAAGAATTGCAGAAGTAGCTAAATTATTTGTGGATTCAGGAATGGTTGTCATTGCCTCCTTTATCTCTCCGTTGAAATCTGATCGGGATTTTTTAAAGAAAATCATTGGAAAGGATCATTTTGTAGAGGTTTTTGTGAATACTTCTTTGGAGGAATGCGAAAAAAGAGATGTAAAAGGACTCTATGCAAAGGCGCGGGCAGGAGAAATAACAAATTTTACAGGAATTGATGCACCTTATGAGGTACCAGCGAAACCTGATATAAAAATAGAAACAGAAAAAGAAGAACTGCAAGCTTCCGTAGCAAAAGTTCTGAATTATTTACAAGCAAAACTGAAAATTAATCAGTAATGGGCAAGTATTATTTAAATTACCTAGACGAATTAGAATCAGAAGCGATATTCATATTACGGGAAGTATGGGCGCAATTTGAAAATCCGGTGATCCTTTTTTCAGGAGGGAAGGATTCGATATTGGTAACGCATTTGGCTAAAAAGGCCTTTTATCCGAGTAAAATCCCGTTTCCACTGATGCATGTGGATACGGGTCATAACTTTCCGGAGACCATTAAATTCAGAGATGACCTGATCAAAGAACTGGGAGCCCAGCTGATCGTAGGATCTGTTCAGGAATCGATCGACCAGGGTAGAGTTAAGGAAGAGAAAGGTAAAAATGCTACCAGAAATGCGCTTCAAATCACTACACTTTTAGAT contains the following coding sequences:
- a CDS encoding DUF2061 domain-containing protein, whose amino-acid sequence is MPKSYKRHIAKSITWRIVGTIDTIVLSWIVTGSPVTGLKIGFSEVATKMVLYYLHERIWFNIKAGVTKNGDSRKRHLAKTVTWRVIGTMDTMVLAWIISGNPLTGLKIGGIELVTKMALYYLHERAWYKFDYGLQQRRKKELKEKKALQYTDEL
- the cysC gene encoding adenylyl-sulfate kinase; its protein translation is MNYNIVPHTFSVDRAGREKLNGHKALVVWFTGLSGSGKSTIANRVEQALFKEGIHTFSLDGDNIRSGLNKGLTFSQEDRRENLRRIAEVAKLFVDSGMVVIASFISPLKSDRDFLKKIIGKDHFVEVFVNTSLEECEKRDVKGLYAKARAGEITNFTGIDAPYEVPAKPDIKIETEKEELQASVAKVLNYLQAKLKINQ